The DNA window CAGCTCAATGGTTGACTAACCATGTAGAAGACTCTTGTTGAATAACCAGGCAGCTAAAGATGCCATCAAATTATGTAATGCAGCGAGAATGTATTAAACTGACTTTTACTTGTTTGTTTTCTCTTATCTTTATGTATTGCAGCTGAATACATATCAATCTAAGTATAGCTTAGTAGGTATTACAAAGTCTTCCACAAAATTGCTTAACAATCTTTGGAAGCAAATTAAGGATGTTCAAATTAAACATGTTCAATTTGGTGAATTGGATATGGATTTGGATCACTAATTCTTGGtaatattttgtaaatttgattTGCAGGAAAAAGATATATATAGGGTGGCCGTCTACAGACTAGAGGGGTCAAAACAATCCTACTGAAATCAATTCTTGATCCGCTGCCATGGGAAAGAACGAGTTCCTGACGCCAAAGGCAATAGCTAATAGAATCAAAGCGAAAGGCTTACAAAAACTCCGATGGTATTGTCAGATGTGCCAAAAGCAATGTCGGGATGAGAATGGCTTCAAGTGCCACTGCATGAGCGAATCACACCAGCGACAGATGCAGGTTTTCGGCCAAAACCCTAATCGAATCATCGATGGCTATTCTGAAGAGTTCGAACAAGCGTTTCTCGAACATATGAAGCGTAGTCACCGCTTTAGTCGCATCGCCGCCACCGTGGTATATAACGAGTACATCGCCGATCGCTACCATATTCATATGAATTCAACTCAGTGGGCGACTTTGACGGAGTTTGTTAAGTATTTGGGGAGGACTGGCAAGTGTAAAGTTGAGGAAACTCCAAAAGGGTGGTTTATTACTTATATTGATCGTGATTCGGAGACCTTGTTTAAGGAGAAGATGAAGAATAAGAGGATTAGGGCGGATTTAGCAGAGGAGGAGAAGCAGGAGAGGGAGATTAAGAAGCAGATTGAGCGTGCCGAGCAGCTGATGTCAACTGGGAATGAACAGGAAGTTCAGGAGAAAAGGTTGTTTGAGAAATCGGAGAACGAGAAAATTAAGTTAAGTTTGGGATCATTGTCGAAAAGTAATTTGAAGGAGGAGAGTTctagggttgtttttgatgatgtGGAGAATGAGAGTAAAGGCGACAAGGGGAATAAAGGCAGTGGAAAGATGGGAAGCTCAGTGTTGGATGAGTTGATGAGGGAAGAAGAGAAGGCGAAGGAGAGGAGTAATAGGAAGGATTATTGGTTGTGTGAGGGGATTATTGTGAAGGTAATGAGCAGGGCACTGGCAGAAAAGGGGTACTATAAGCAGAAAGGCATAGTGCAGAAAGTGATTGATAAGTATGTTGGGGAAATTGAGATGCTAGAGAGTAAGCATGTCTTGAGAATTGATCAAGAAGAGCTTGAGACTGTGATTCCACAAATTGGAGGACTTGTGAGAATAGTTAATGGGGCTTATCGTGGGTCATATGCTAGGCTGCTAGCTGTTGATACAGATAAGTTCTGTGCTAAGGTGCAGATTGAGAAGGGGATTTATGATGGCAGGGTGATTAAGGCCATTGAGTATGAAGATATCTGCAAAGTGGCTCAATGAAAAATGTTGATAAGAATGTACTAACTGTATTGTGATCAAGTGGTAATTGTTCTACTTTCCAGAGTTGTTCAGTACCATGATAGTCTGCATCTTTTATGAATGATTGCAATCTTCTTTCTTGTGAGTATATTAAGCAGTCTGCTCTGTTTCTTGCAATTCTATGTTCTTCTGATTGTGTTAAGCATTCTGGTCTCTATCGGTTATGCTTTATCTTTCATACTACTTGTGCTACTTGTATGAACGAGGGACCTGGTATTTGTAAAGGTCTGGTTCCTTAAGATCACTTCATTAAACtcttttacatttttctttatgttGCCTAGAGTTTTATAGTACATTCTTTTGCTATATTCCTTTCATCTGGTAAATTActttttagtaaagttgagagTTGCTTGGCTTAACGACAAAGCAGCAATGAAAGTCTTTCATTCATCTtttgaacacacacacacacacacacacaaaacaaACACACACccacatataaaaaaaaaaccacaaattTAGTCAGCATCTTGTTGTCTCATCGAGTATTCTAGAAAGAAAATTGTAGTCCTCTCACAATACGTCCTAGAAAGTGGGAGATATGGGCTGTACCTTGACTGGGGTATTACTAGGCAGGTGTGTAACCTAGAAAATTTAGAGAACTGCAAAGTATGATGTTGTCGAGGTTTTTGACGCAATTATAGTGGCATAAGAGTTACTCAGTTGGATAAGTGGGAAGATATTGTCAGATATTTTCACAGAACAAGCCAGATTTAGAATGAGAACTCCTTAGGTTACTGCATAAGTTCTCTATCCCAAAATGACAGGCAGTGAACGACAGGTTGTACCAAAGGGATATTTTGAAGATTTGAAACCCCTGGCTGCAGTTCTTTCCTTAAAGTTGTAACATTTACTTATTGCTTGAAATTCTTGCTATatcttttttaatttatttaaattgTGAAACCCTACCTTCTTTGTAAATTTAGCTGAAAAAAGCTATAGAGGATCAAATTTTGAAACCCATAAATTCTGTGATGCTAGTAGGTGACTTTGCAGATTTGAATAAGTTGTGAACAAGGATGGTACAGCATCGTGACTTGCTCAGCTAGAGGTCAAGTCAACCATTTAGCCTGATGTTAATCACACAAATTTTGCTCTGTCCCAGCCCTCATATGACCTGGCCAAGAATGATATATATTGTGAAATGTTCTTATTGTTTACTTGTTATGATGCTTGGTTTTATATTAGCTTTTAAGTTCATCAGAGTTGTGGAAAGTTCCCAGCTCTACAGGTCTTCCAATTGCGTGACAGATTGAGCTAATGAGCTATATTTTTTAAATGCAATATCCCAGTGTTACAATAAATGGCAGCCAATTCGacctttttattttccttttctcttagcTGGTTAATTTAGCATCTTATTCAAATTTTTGAGCCATTAGCCTATTAGTGTATTCACCTTTTTCAGAAGTTTTGACACGCAACATGCTGAAAGACTGCTAAGCCATGCACTGTGTCTTAAAGAACTTAGGCTTGGCATTTATGTTGTTTAATTAGACTATTTGGTAATACAAGTGAATGACCCATCGTTGATCTTTTGTTGCAGCAGTGGGCAGGTGAGACTTGACAGTCAACCATAAGCTAATTTGCTTCAGCCTATTGTGATGTTTTACATCAGAATTTTCTAAGATGGATGTTGGTAGACAAAATGTTTTCTTTCTCAGATTAAGGAGACTTTTAATTTTAAACTCAATGGATATGCCTCTAGATGCATCATAATAATCTAACGGATGAAAAGATCTATCTGGATCTCTACTTTGGATGTAATACTAGTCAGCTGTCTCTGGCTTGTTTTTCTGTTACATTGGTTGTTGTTTAACCCACCTGAATCTGTACTTGGATCCCATGTTAGTATGtcttttgaaaagttttttctGCAGAAGAGTCAAACTAGAAAAAATACAGAAAATTAACATATTGATTTCTCATAGCTTACTGtttgagtatttttttttaaaattattcgTCACTTATCCCTTCTTGAAGTTAATT is part of the Coffea eugenioides isolate CCC68of chromosome 6, Ceug_1.0, whole genome shotgun sequence genome and encodes:
- the LOC113775042 gene encoding KIN17-like protein, which gives rise to MGKNEFLTPKAIANRIKAKGLQKLRWYCQMCQKQCRDENGFKCHCMSESHQRQMQVFGQNPNRIIDGYSEEFEQAFLEHMKRSHRFSRIAATVVYNEYIADRYHIHMNSTQWATLTEFVKYLGRTGKCKVEETPKGWFITYIDRDSETLFKEKMKNKRIRADLAEEEKQEREIKKQIERAEQLMSTGNEQEVQEKRLFEKSENEKIKLSLGSLSKSNLKEESSRVVFDDVENESKGDKGNKGSGKMGSSVLDELMREEEKAKERSNRKDYWLCEGIIVKVMSRALAEKGYYKQKGIVQKVIDKYVGEIEMLESKHVLRIDQEELETVIPQIGGLVRIVNGAYRGSYARLLAVDTDKFCAKVQIEKGIYDGRVIKAIEYEDICKVAQ